A genomic stretch from Anaerolinea thermophila UNI-1 includes:
- a CDS encoding glycosyltransferase: MHILFLSRWYPFPPNNGSKLRIYNLLRFLGQSHTITLVSFYDPDEGIVQEPVPSFCKEVYTLPWKEFRPTHWKALLGFFHPYPRWVVDTYSREMEHLVNGLLEKHSFDVVIASQTIMAPYARKIQGTHKILEEAEVGVFIHRARKSSGTLGKFRHSLTWLKYQQYLQGLFRDFASITVVSEEEKSYILPLTPQPEKVEIIPNGVKVQDYETVMRNPVPNTLIFTGSFRYSANYEAMMWFVSQVFPLIQAEIPEVRLIITGDPAGKRLPFNPQVTQTGGVPDVREWIASSWVAVAPLQIGGGTRLKILEAMALRTPVVSTSKGAEGLDVHSPKHLIIADSPAEFARAVIAICQDPALREKIATSAFDLVKEKYDWDSILPRYQEILTGITSPKVLERG; this comes from the coding sequence ATGCACATTTTATTTTTATCCCGCTGGTATCCTTTCCCGCCCAACAATGGGTCTAAACTGAGAATTTATAATTTACTCCGTTTTCTGGGGCAGAGTCACACCATTACCCTGGTGTCCTTCTATGACCCTGACGAAGGGATTGTGCAGGAGCCTGTACCCTCATTTTGCAAAGAAGTATATACCCTGCCCTGGAAGGAATTCCGTCCTACCCATTGGAAAGCCTTATTGGGGTTTTTCCACCCATACCCCCGTTGGGTTGTTGATACATATTCCAGAGAAATGGAACATCTGGTAAACGGCCTGCTCGAAAAGCACTCTTTTGACGTAGTCATCGCCAGTCAAACGATCATGGCGCCATATGCAAGAAAAATCCAGGGGACTCACAAAATTTTAGAAGAAGCCGAAGTGGGGGTATTCATTCATAGAGCCAGAAAATCATCCGGTACATTGGGAAAATTCAGGCATTCTCTGACATGGCTTAAGTATCAACAATATCTGCAAGGGCTTTTCAGAGATTTTGCCAGCATCACGGTAGTCTCTGAAGAAGAAAAATCTTATATTCTCCCCCTCACCCCGCAGCCAGAAAAAGTGGAGATTATTCCTAATGGCGTAAAGGTCCAGGATTATGAGACCGTCATGAGAAATCCCGTTCCTAACACGCTCATTTTCACCGGCTCGTTCCGCTATTCCGCCAACTATGAAGCCATGATGTGGTTTGTTTCCCAGGTATTTCCCCTGATTCAAGCCGAAATCCCTGAGGTTCGATTAATTATTACCGGAGATCCGGCAGGAAAACGCTTGCCATTTAATCCTCAAGTGACCCAGACAGGGGGAGTTCCAGATGTGCGCGAATGGATCGCCTCTTCCTGGGTTGCTGTTGCTCCCCTGCAAATAGGGGGAGGAACCAGGTTGAAAATTCTGGAGGCAATGGCACTCCGTACCCCAGTTGTCTCCACCTCAAAAGGTGCAGAAGGGCTGGATGTGCATTCCCCCAAGCACCTTATCATCGCCGATTCCCCGGCTGAGTTCGCCAGAGCCGTAATTGCTATTTGTCAGGATCCTGCTCTTCGAGAAAAAATTGCCACTTCCGCCTTTGATCTTGTGAAAGAAAAGTACGATTGGGATTCCATCCTGCCGCGATATCAGGAAATTCTTACAGGAATCACCTCTCCTAAAGTACTGGAAAGAGGGTAA